One stretch of Roseibium sp. HPY-6 DNA includes these proteins:
- a CDS encoding pyridoxamine 5'-phosphate oxidase family protein, whose product MQEYRPKPELTIRDEASLRALFPATHELAIKKCQATLDKHARDYIARSPFLCLGTQNADGKADVSPRGDPAGFVKVVDRETLVIPDRPGNNRLDSLVNIVSNPSVGLLFLIPGFDDTLRVNGTASLVVDPDLLETLSINGRAPTIAILVKVTSVFMHCAKAFRRSHLWDPDRFLDRSEMPSLMNIILDQTEGAPQDDTQMNELDQKLEEEYRNTLY is encoded by the coding sequence ATGCAGGAATACAGACCTAAGCCGGAGTTGACGATCAGGGACGAAGCCTCTCTGCGCGCACTGTTCCCGGCAACCCATGAGCTGGCGATAAAGAAGTGCCAGGCGACGCTCGACAAGCATGCGCGAGACTATATTGCCCGCTCGCCATTTCTGTGCCTTGGCACTCAGAATGCTGATGGTAAGGCAGATGTCAGCCCGCGTGGTGATCCTGCCGGGTTTGTGAAAGTCGTGGATCGGGAAACGCTGGTCATTCCCGACCGCCCCGGCAACAATCGTCTCGACAGCCTCGTTAACATAGTCTCCAATCCCAGTGTCGGACTGTTGTTCCTGATCCCGGGGTTTGACGATACCTTGCGTGTCAACGGCACGGCGAGCCTCGTGGTTGACCCCGACTTGCTCGAGACGTTGAGCATCAATGGACGCGCCCCAACGATTGCGATCCTGGTGAAGGTGACATCCGTCTTCATGCATTGCGCAAAAGCGTTTCGCCGTTCGCATCTTTGGGATCCGGACAGGTTTTTGGATCGCAGCGAAATGCCCTCACTGATGAATATCATCCTGGACCAGACAGAGGGCGCTCCGCAGGACGATACGCAGATGAACGAGCTGGATCAAAAGCTGGAAGAGGAATACAGGAATACTCTTTACTAG